In Balaenoptera acutorostrata chromosome 19, mBalAcu1.1, whole genome shotgun sequence, the following proteins share a genomic window:
- the PIEZO1 gene encoding piezo-type mechanosensitive ion channel component 1 isoform X2 codes for MEPHVLGAVLYWLLLPFSLLAACLFRVNALSLVYLLFLLLLPWFPGPSRHSIQGHTGRLLRVLLGFSLLFLAAHLTFQICLHTMPHLDQLLGPSCSTWDTISRHIGVTRLDLKDVPSAIRLVAPDLGVLAASSLCLGVCRRRTQKARRSQRAQEPDDDDGDVDAGSLVGLQEAPALPRKRRSWLAARFRITAHWLLVAAGRTLAVVLLALAGIAHPSAFSSVYFLLFLTICTWWACHFPISPLGFSALCVMVGCFGTGHLLCLYCYQTPLAQSVLPPASIWARVFGLKDFVAPANCSSPNVLVLNTSHDWPVYVSPGILLLLCYTVTSLLKLRVRQPADWGKEAAGDEEEREVELTEVDRWPQGQARAAATKEEEATQHTMPVPVPPDPEDNCIVHDLTGHSAVQQRPPHPRLTGLKETSPLHGLGHLVMDQSYVCALIAMMVWSITYHSWLTFVLLLWACLIWTVRSRHQTAMLCSPFILLYGLALCSLRYVWAMDLQPELPTALGPVSLRQLGLEHTRYPCLDLGAMLLCTLTFWLLLRQFVKEKLLKRARDPVALTEVTVAATEPVRTRTLLRSLGELVRGVYAKYWVYVCAGMFIVVSFAGRLVVYKIVYMLLFLLCLTLFQVYYSLWRKLLKAFWWLVVAYTMLVLVAVYTFQFQDFPAYWRNLTGLTDEQLGDLGLEQFSVSELFSSILVPGFFLLACILQLHYFHRPFMQLTDPEHRPPPSARTLRRAHRQDTVSGTPLLQQEEEEAAPRDEGLGVASPHQAIQVPEASKWGLVAERLLDLAASFSDVLTRTQVLTRRLLELHVFKLVALYTVWVALEEVSVLNFLLVVLWAFALPYPRFRPMASCLATVWTCVIIVCKMLYQLKVVSPHEYASNCTEPFPNSTNLQKTEIHESLLYRGPIDPANWFGVRKGFPNLGYIQNHLQILLLLVFEAVVYRCQDYHRRRHALAPLPAQAVCADGTRQRLDRDLPSCLKYFVNFFFYKFGLEICFLMAVNVIGQRMNFMVILHGCWLVAILTRRRREAIARLWPNYCLFLALFLLYQYLLCLGIPPALCIDYPWRWSRAVPVNSALIRWLYLPDFFSAPNATNLISDVLLLLCAAQQWQVFLAERTEEWQLMGGVNTDRLEPLQGEPNPVPNFIHCRSYLDMLKVAIFRYLFWLVLVVVFVTGATRVSIFGLGYLLACFYLLLFGTSLQQKDTRARLVLWDCLILYNVTVIVSKNMLSLLSCVFVEQMQSSFCWVIQLFSLVCTVKGYYNPKEMLGRDQDCLLPVEEAGVLWDSVCFLFLLLQRRVFLSYYFLHVRAELRATALQASRGFALYNAANLKTIELHRRAEEKSLAQLKRQMERIRAKQEKHRQGRAGRGHLQGALDPSQEPGPGSPGGSSSPRPQWWRPWLDHATVIHSGDYFLFESDSEEEEEAQPEDPRPSAQSAFQMAYQAWVTNAQTVLHQQRRERAEQLPTGGDPGQEAELAESLEDEVAGRSHVMQRALSTMQLLWVLGQALVDGLTRWLHDFTRHHRATSDVLRAERYLLTQELLRGGEVRRDVLDQLYASEAEMIRDALSTPPRPAPEPEGSAGHLVTLPSCSGLGAEEPLSSVTEDISSPLSTSYNTHSSSEEMVTEPRASLHGSRELPAGGRTRMRTASELLLDRCLHIPELEEAERFAAGQGRALRLLEAVYQCVAAHSELLCYFVIILNHMVTASTASLVLPVLVFLWATLSIPRPSKRFWMTAIVFTEVTVVAKYLFQFGFFPWNSHAVLRRYENKPYFPPRILGLEKSDSYVKYDLLQLMVLFFHRAQLLCYGLWDHDEDPLSKERDRGGGKDKGAEEEPALLGPHGEPGAARAPTEDDIPVEAKDTPPEPRDERRVSLHLRRRRKESTEPRGRAATGEDGKEVGAEAAAAESEKRRSRLRERVRALGLRLQSFCLSLARSTYWPVRRFFHDILHTQYRAATDVYALMFLADVVDFVIIIFGFWAFGKHSAATDITSSLSDDQVPEAFLVMLLIQFGTMVVDRALYLRKTVLGKLAFQVVLVLAVHLWMFFILPAVTERMFSQNAVAQLWYFVKCIYFALSAYQIRCGYPTRILGNFLTKKYNHLNLFLFQGFRLVPFLVELRAVMDWVWTDTTLSLSNWMCVEDIYANIFIIKCSRETEKRYPQPKGQKKKKIVKYGMGGLIILFLVAIIWFPLLFMSLVRSVVGVVNQPTDVTVTLKLGGYEPLFTMSAQQPSIVPFTRQAYEELSKQFDPHPLAMQFISQYGPEDIVTAQIEGSSGALWRVSPPSRAQMKRELYNGTADVTLRFTWNFQRDLAKGGTVEYTNEKHTLGLAPNSTARRQLASLLEGTSDQSVVIPHLFPKYIRAPNGPEANPVKQLQPNEEADYLGVRVQLRRERVGSGAAGLLEWWVIELQDCQADCNLLPMVIFSDKVSPPSLGFLAGYGIMGLYVSIVLVIGKFVRGFFSEISHSIMFEELPCVDRILKLCQDIFLVRETRELELEEELYAKLIFLYRSPETMIKWTRDKD; via the exons GTCACACTGGCCGCCTCCTCCGAGTCCTGCTGGGCTTCAGCCTCCTCTTCCTGGCAGCCCACCTCACCTTCCAGATATGCCTGCATACCATGCCCCACCTGGACCAGCTTCTGGGGCCGAGCT GCAGcacctgggacaccatctcccgACACATAGGGGTCACGAG GCTGGACCTGAAGGACGTGCCCAGCGCCATCCGCCTGGTGGCCCCCGACCTGGGTGTCCTGGCGGCCTCCTCCTTGTGCCTTGGCGTCTGCAGGCGCCGCACGCAGAAGGCCCGGCGGAGCCAGCGCGCCCAGGAGCCG GACGATGATGATGGGGATGTGGATGCCGGCTCCCTGGTGGGGCTGCAGGAAGCCCCTGCACTGCCCCGCAAGCGGAGATCGTGGCTGGCCGCCCGGTTCCGGATCACAGCCCACTGGCTGCTGGTGGCCGCTGGGCGGACTCTGGCCGTAGTGCTGCTCGCGCTGGCAG GCATCGCCCACCCCTCAGCCTTCTCCAGTGTCTACTTCCTGCTCTTCCTGACCATCTGCACCTGGTGGGCCTGCCACTTTCCCATCAGCCCCCTGGGCTTCAGTGCACTCTGCGTCATGGTGGGCTGCTTTGGCACCGGCCATCTCCTCTGCCTCTACTGCTACCAGACGCCCCTCGCCCAGTCTGTGCTCCCACCTGCCAGCATCTGGGCCAG GGTGTTCGGTCTCAAGGACTTCGTGGCCCCCGCCAACTGCTCCAGCCCCAACGTGCTGGTCCTCAACACCAGCCACGACTGGCCCGTCTACGTGAGCCCCGGCATTTTACTGCTTCTCTGCTACACCGTGACCTCGCTCCTGAAGCTCCGAGTGCGCCAGCCCGCGGACTGG GGGAAGGAGGCGGCCGGGGACGAGGAGGAGCGGGAGGTGGAGCTGACCGAGGTGGACCGGTGGCCCCAGGGCCAGGCCAGGGCTGCAGCCACCAAGGAGGAGGAGGCCACCCAG CACACGATGCCCGTGCCCGTGCCGCCGGACCCTGAGGACAACTGCATCGTGCACGACCTCACGGGCCACAGCGCTGTCCAGCAGCGGCCCC CGCACCCCAGGCTGACTGGGCTTAAGGAGACGTCTCCGTTGCACGGCCTGGGCCACCTCGTCATGGACCAGAGCTACGTGTGTGCCCTCATTGCCATGATG GTGTGGAGCATCACGTATCACAGCTGGCTGACCTTCGTGCTGCTGCTCTGGGCCTGTCTCATCTGGACCGTACGCAGCCGCCACCAGACGGCCATGCTCTGCTCGCCGTTCATCCTGCTCTACGGGCTGGCGCTCTGCAGCCTGCGCTACGTGTGGGCCATGGACCTGCAGCCCGAGCTGCCCACCGCCCTGGGCCCCGTCAGCCTGCgccagctggggctggagcacaCCCGCTACCCCTGCCTGGACCTGGGCGCCATG CTGCTGTGCACCCTGACCTTCTGGCTCCTGCTGCGGCAGTTTGTGAAGGAGAAGCTGCTGAAGAGGGCGCGGGACCCCGTGGCGCTGACGGAGGTCACCGTGGCCGCCACAG AGCCCGTGCGGACGCGGACGCTGCTGCGGAGCCTGGGGGAGCTGGTCAGGGGCGTGTACGCCAAGTACTGGGTCTACGTGTGCGCCGGCATGTTTATCGTGGTCAGCTTCGCCGGCCGCCTTGTCGTGTACAAGATCGTCTACATGCTCCTCTTCCTGCTCTGCCTCACCCTCTTCCAG GTCTACTACAGCCTGTGGCGGAAGCTGCTCAAGGCGTTCTGGTGGCTGGTGGTGGCCTACACCATGCTGGTGCTGGTGGCCGTCTACACCTTCCAGTTCCAGGACTTCCCCGCCTACTGGCGCAACCTGACCGGCCTCACGGATGAGCA GCTGGGGGACCTGGGCCTGGAGCAGTTCAGCGTGTCCGAGCTCTTCTCCAGCATCCTGGTGCCTGGCTTCTTCCTGCTCGCCTGCATCCTGCAGCTGCACTACTTCCACAGGCCTTTCATGCAGCTCACCGACCCCGAGCACCGCCCCCCGCCCAGCGCCCGCACCCTGCGCCGGGCTCACAG GCAGGACACGGTGAGCGGGacccccctgctgcagcaagaggaagaggaggcgGCACCCAGAGACGAGGGGCTGGGCGTGGCCAGCCCCCACCAGGCCATACAGGTCCCGGAGG ccaGCAAGTGGGGCCTGGTGGCAGAGCGGCTACTGGACCTGGCCGCCAGCTTCTCGGACGTCCTCACCCGCACGCAAGTGCTCACGCGGCGCCTGCTGGAGCTGCACGTCTTTAAGCTAGTGGCCCTGTACACCGTGTGGGTGGCCCTGGAGGAG GTGTCGGTGCTGAACTTCCTGCTGGTCGTGCTCTGGGCCTTCGCCCTGCCCTACCCCCGCTTCCGGCCCATGGCCTCCTGCCTAGCCACCGTGTGGACCTGTGTCATCATCGTATGCAAGATGCTGTACCAGCTGAAGGTCGTCAGCCCCCACGAGTACGCCAGCAACTGCACCGAG ccctttccCAACAGCACGAACCTGCAGAAGACGGAGATCCACGAGTCCTTGCTGTACCGGGGACCCATCGACCCCGCCAACTGGTTTGGGGTGCGGAAGGGCTTCCCGAACCTGGGCTACATCCAA AACCACCTGCAgatcctgctgctgctggtgttCGAGGCCGTGGTGTACCGGTGCCAGGACTACCACCGCCGCCGGCACGCGCTGGCCCCGCTGCCAGCCCAGGCCGTCTGCGCCGACGGCACCCGCCAGCGCCTGGACCGCGACCTGCCCAGCTGCCTCAAGTACTTCGTCAACTTCTTCTTCTACAAATTTGGGCTGGAG ATCTGCTTCCTGATGGCCGTGAACGTGATTGGGCAGCGCATGAACTTCATGGTCATCCTGCACGGCTGCTGGCTGGTGGCCATCCTCACCCGCCGGCGCCGTGAGGCCATCGCCCGCCTCTGGCCCAACTACTGCCTCTTCCTGGCGCTCTTCCTGCTCTACCAGTACCTGCTGTGCCTGGGCATCCCCCCCGCCCTGTGCATCG ACTACCCGTGGCGCTGGAGCCGGGCTGTCCCCGTGAACTCTGCCCTGATCCGGTGGCTCTACCTGCCTGACTTCTTCAGTGCCCCCAACGCCACCAACCTCATCA GTGATGTCCTCCTGCTGCTCTGCGCCGCCCAGCAGTGGCAGGTGTTCTTGGCCGAGCGCACGGAGGAATGGCAGCTCATGGGAGGCGTTAACACTGACCGCTTGGAGCCGCTGCAAGGGGAGCCCAACCCCGTGCCCAACTTCATCCACTGCAG GTCCTACCTCGACATGCTGAAGGTGGCCATCTTCCGCTACCTCTTCTggctggtgctggtggtggtgttcGTCACGGGCGCCACGCGCGTCAGCATCTTCGGGCTGGGCTACCTGCTGGCCTGCTTCTACCTGCTGCTGTTCGGCACCAGCCTGCAGCAGAAGGACACGCGCGCCCGCCTCGTGCTGTGGGACTGCCTCATTCTCTACAATGTTACCGTCATCGTCTCCAAGAACATGCTCTCG CTGCTGTCCTGCGTCTTCGTGGAGCAGATGCAGAGCAGCTTCTGCTGGGTCATCCAGCTCTTCAGCCTCGTGTGCACGGTCAAAGGCTACTACAACC CCAAGGAGATGCTGGGCCGCGACCAGGACTGCCTGCTGCCGGTGGAGGAGGCGGGCGTCCTGTGGGACAGCGTCTGCTTCCTGTTCCTGCTGCTGCAGCGCCGCGTCTTCCTCAGCTACTACTTCTTGCACGTCCGGGCCGAGCTCCGCGCCACTGCCCTGCAGGCCTCCAG GGGCTTTGCCCTCTACAACGCTGCCAACCTCAAGACCATCGAGCTCCACCGCAGGGCGGAGGAGAAGTCGCTGGCCCAGCTGAAAAGACA GATGGAGCGCATCCGGGCCAAGCAGGAGAAGCACAGGCAGGGCCGGGCCGGCCGCGGCCACCTTCAGGGCGCCCTGGACCCCAGCCAGGAGCCAG GGCCCGGCAGTCCAGGGGGCTCCTCCTCGCCACGGCCACAGTGGTGGCGGCCCTGGCTGGACCACGCCACAG TCATCCACTCCGGGGACTACTTCCTGTTCGAGTCTGacagcgaggaggaggaggaggcccagCCTGAGGACCCCCGGCCGTCAGCACAGAGTGCCTTCCAG ATGGCGTACCAGGCGTGGGTGACCAACGCCCAGACTGTGCTGCACCAGCAGCGGCGGGAGCGGGCAGAGCAGCTGCCCACAG GAGGCGACCCAGGCCAGGAGGCAGAGCTGGCGGAGAGCTTGGAGGATGAGGTGGCCG GCCGCAGCCACGTGATGCAGCGCGCGCTGAGCACCATGCAGCTCCTGTGGGTGCTGGGCCAGGCGCTGGTGGACGGGCTGACGCGCTGGCTGCATGACTTCACGCGGCACCACCGCGCCACGAGCGACGTGCTGCGCGCGGAACGCTATCTGCTCACACAGGAGCTGCTGCGG GGCGGAGAGGTGCGGCGGGACGTGCTGGACCAGCTGTACGCCAGTGAAGCTGAAATGATCCGTGATGCGCTGAGCACACCACCGAG GCCCGCCCCAGAGCCCGAGGGGAGCGCAGGCCACCTTGTGACCCTGCCCTCCTGCAGCGGGCTGGGGGCGGAGGAGCCACTGAGCAGCGTGACCGAGGACATCAGCAGCCCCCTGAGCACCAGCTACAACACCCACAGCAGCAGCGAAGAGATGGTCACTGAGCCCAGGGCTTCGCTGCACGGCTCCCGGGAGCTTCCCGCCGGCGGCCGCACCAGAATGCGCACAGCCAGCGAGCTGCTCCTGGACAG GTGCCTGCACATCCCGGAGCTGGAGGAGGCTGAGCGGTTCGCGGCAGGACAGGGCCGCGCGCTGCGGCTGCTGGAGGCCGTGTACCAGTGCGTGGCCGCCCACTCGGAGCTGCTCTGCTACTTCGTCATCATCCTCAACCACATGGTCACCGCCTCGACCGCCTCCCTGGTGCTGCCCGTGCTGGTCTTCCTGTGGGCCACGCTGTCCATCCCACGGCCCAGCAAGCGCTTCTGGATGACAGCCATTGTTTTCACCGAG GTCACGGTGGTCGCCAAGTACCTGTTCCAGTTTGGCTTCTTCCCCTGGAACAGCCACGCCGTGCTGCGGCGCTACGAAAACAAGCCCTACTTCCCGCCACGCATCCTGGGCCTGGAGAAGAGCGACAGCTACGTCAAGTACGACCTGCTGCAGCTCATGGTGCTCTTCTTCCACCGCGCCCAGCTGCTG TGCTACGGCCTCTGGGACCACGACGAGGACCCTCTCTCGAAGGAGCGTGACAGGGGTGGTGGGAAGGACAAGGGGGCTGAGGAGGAGCCGGCCCTGCTGGGACCCCACGGGGAGCCAGGAGCGGCCAGGGCCCCCACTGAGGACGACATCCCGGTGGAAGCAAAGGACACGCCCCCAGAGCCCCGTGACGAGAGGCGCGTCAGCCTGCATctcaggaggaggagaaaggagagcacAGAACCCAGAGGACGGGCAGCCACTG GCGAGGACGGCAAGGAGGTGGGAGCGGAGGCGGCGGCTGCAGAGAGCGAGAAGAGGCGGAGCCGCCTCCGCGAAAGAGTGAGGGCCCTGGGGCTCCGGCTGCAGAGCTTCTGCCTGTCTCT GGCCCGGAGCACATACTGGCCGGTGCGGCGCTTCTTCCACGACATCCTGCACACTCAGTACAGGGCGGCCACTGACGTCTACGCCCTCATGTTCCTGGCCGACGTCGTCGACTTCGTCATCATCATCTTCGGATTCTGGGCCTTTGGG AAGCACTCGGCGGCCACAGACATCACGTCTTCCCTGTCAGACGACCAGGTGCCGGAGGCCTTCCTGGTCATGTTGCTGATCCAGTTCGGCACCATGGTCGTGGACCGCGCCCTCTACCTGCGCAAGACCGTGCTGGGCAAGCTGGCCTTCCAGGTCGTCCTGGTGCTGGCCGTGCACCTCTGGATGTTCTTCATCCTGCCCGCTGTCACCGAGCG GATGTTCAGCCAGAACGCGGTGGCCCAGCTGTGGTACTTCGTCAAATGCATCTACTTCGCCCTGTCTGCCTACCAGATCCGCTGCGGCTACCCCACCCGCATCCTCGGCAACTTCCTCACCAAGAAGTACAACCACCTGaacctcttcctcttccaggG CTTCCGGCTGGTGCCGTTCCTGGTGGAGCTGCGGGCTGTGATGGACTGGGTGTGGACGGACACCACGCTGTCCCTGTCCAACTGGATGTGCGTGGAGGACATCTATGCCAACATCTTCATCATCAAGTGCAGCCGCGAGACAGAAAAG cgaTACCCACAGCCCAAGgggcagaagaagaagaagatcgTCAAGTACGGCATGGGCGGCCTCATCATCCTGTTCCTCGTGGCCATCATCTGGTTCCCGCTGCTCTTCATGTCCCTCGTGCGGTCCGTGGTCGGCGTCGTCAACCAGCCCACTGACGTCACCGTCACCCTCAAGCTGGGTGGCTACGAG CCCCTGTTCACCATGAGCGCCCAGCAGCCGTCCATCGTGCCCTTCACGCGCCAGGCCTATGAGGAGCTGTCCAAGCAGTTTGACCCTCACCCG CTGGCCATGCAGTTCATCAGCCAGTACGGCCCCGAGGACATCGTCACGGCGCAGATCGAGGGGAGCTCCGGGGCGCTTTGGCGCGTCAGCCCGCCAAGCCGGGCGCAGATGAAACGGGAGCTGTATAACGGCACCGCCGACGTCACCTTGCGCTTCACCTGGAACTTCCAGAG GGACCTGGCCAAGGGCGGCACGGTGGAGTACACCAACGAGAAGCACACCCTGGGCCTGGCCCCCAACAGCACCGCCCGGAGGCAGCTGGCCAGCCTGCTGGAGGGCACCTCGGACCAGTCCGT GGTCATCCCCCACCTCTTCCCCAAGTACATCCGTGCCCCCAACGGGCCTGAAGCCAACCCCGTGAAGCAGCTGCAGCCCA ATGAGGAGGCCGATTACCTCGGCGTGCGCGTCCAGCTGCGCAGGGAGCGAGTGGGCTCGGGGGCAGCCGGCCTCCTCGAGTGGTGGGTCATCGAGCTGCAGGACTGCCAGGCTGACTGCAACCTGCTGCCCATGGTCATCTTCAGCGACAAGGTCAGCCCGCCCAGCCTGGGCTTCCTGGCCGGCTACGG CATCATGGGGCTGTACGTGTCCATCGTGCTGGTCATCGGCAAGTTCGTGCGCGGCTTCTTCAGCGAGATCTCACACTCCATCATGTTTGAGGAGCTGCCGTGCGTGGACCGCATCCTCAAGCTCTGCCAGGACATCTTCCTGGTGCGGGAGACgcgggagctggagctggaggaggagctgtACGCCAAACTCATCTTCCTGTACCGCTCGCCCgagaccatgatcaagtggacgCGCGACAAGGACTAG